One part of the Vogesella sp. LIG4 genome encodes these proteins:
- the hppD gene encoding 4-hydroxyphenylpyruvate dioxygenase, whose protein sequence is MADLFDNPMGLMGFEFVEFASPEANTLQPIFNMLGFSKVAHHRSKDVDLYRQGGINFILNNEPHSQAAYFAAEHGAAACGMAFRVRDSHLAYRRALELGAQPVEIPTGPMELRLPAIKGIGGAPLYLIDRFEDGKSIYDIDFEFLPGVEPHPVGHGFRVIDHLTHNVYRGRMAYWAAFYEKLFNFREIRYFDIKGEYTGLTSRAMTAPDGLIRIPLNEEGGSGHGQIEEFLMQFNGEGIQHIALLCDDLLASVDRLRAAGVPLMTAPPATYYEMLDERLPAHGEQAAELQSRGILLDGSTADGQRRLLLQIFSQTLLGPVFFEFIQRKGDDGFGEGNFKALFESMERDQIRRGVLKAD, encoded by the coding sequence ATGGCGGATCTGTTCGATAACCCGATGGGGTTGATGGGCTTCGAATTCGTGGAATTTGCCTCGCCGGAGGCCAATACCCTGCAACCCATCTTCAACATGCTGGGTTTCAGCAAGGTGGCACACCATCGCTCCAAGGACGTGGACCTGTATCGTCAGGGCGGCATCAATTTCATCCTCAACAACGAGCCACACAGCCAGGCCGCCTACTTTGCCGCCGAGCACGGTGCCGCAGCCTGCGGCATGGCATTCCGGGTGCGCGACTCGCACCTTGCCTATCGCCGCGCGCTGGAGTTGGGCGCCCAGCCGGTGGAGATTCCCACCGGGCCGATGGAACTGCGCCTGCCTGCCATCAAGGGCATAGGCGGCGCACCGCTGTACCTGATCGACCGTTTCGAAGACGGCAAGTCCATCTACGACATCGATTTTGAATTCCTGCCCGGCGTGGAGCCGCACCCGGTCGGCCATGGCTTCCGGGTCATCGACCACCTCACCCACAACGTGTACCGCGGCCGCATGGCCTACTGGGCAGCGTTCTACGAAAAGCTGTTCAACTTCAGGGAAATACGCTACTTCGACATCAAGGGCGAATACACCGGGCTCACCTCGCGCGCCATGACGGCGCCGGACGGGCTGATCCGCATCCCGCTCAATGAGGAAGGCGGCTCCGGCCACGGCCAGATCGAAGAATTCCTGATGCAGTTCAATGGCGAAGGCATCCAGCACATCGCGCTGCTTTGCGACGACCTGCTGGCCAGCGTGGATCGCTTGCGCGCCGCCGGCGTGCCCCTGATGACAGCCCCGCCGGCCACCTACTATGAAATGCTGGATGAGCGCCTGCCCGCACACGGCGAACAGGCTGCCGAGTTGCAGTCACGCGGCATTCTGCTGGATGGCAGTACCGCCGACGGGCAGCGGCGCCTGCTGCTGCAGATTTTTTCGCAGACCCTGCTGGGGCCGGTATTTTTCGAATTCATC